From a single Nothobranchius furzeri strain GRZ-AD chromosome 7, NfurGRZ-RIMD1, whole genome shotgun sequence genomic region:
- the LOC107382602 gene encoding holocytochrome c-type synthase, which produces MLHKSEVTESSTLTLEQTRIITTVSDLYRQTRMGTSVSTPAVSTVQAEAMAAPPPQACPMHQEAAKASPPPECPMHRAAPGPVHQDRAYDFVECPMRAAAGVKNDIDPSNMMPPPNQVPAPDQPFKLSVSREESTIPRHDTDNNWVYPSEQMFWNAMLRKGWRWRDDDLAAQDMTNIIKIHNQNNEQAWQEILKWEALHAGECPCGPTLKRFGGKAKEYSPRARLRHWMGYELPFDRHDWIVDRCGKEVRYVIDYYDGEINKDTYQFSILDVRPAFDSLGAVWDRMKVAWWRWTS; this is translated from the exons ATGTTGCACAAGTCCGAAGTGACCGAGTCCAGCACGCTGACATTGGAACAGACTCGGATAATCACGACCGTTTCTGACCTCTACAG ACAGACCAGGATGGGAACTTCCGTGTCCACCCCTGCTGTTTCGACAGTCCAAGCAGAGGCCATGGCTGCCCCACCTCCCCAGGCCTGTCCCATGCACCAGGAAGCTGCTAAAG CGTCTCCTCCGCCAGAGTGTCCGATGCACCGAGCAGCACCAGGCCCAGTCCACCAGGATCGGGCCTATGACTTTGTGGAGTGTCCCATGagagctgctgcaggcgtgaagaaTGACATCGATCCATCTAACATG ATGCCTCCTCCCAACCAAGTTCCAGCTCCAGACCAGCCCTTCAAGCTGTCCGTCTCCAGAGAAGAGTCCACCATTCCCCGTCACGACACAGACAACAACTGGGTTTATCCGTCTGAGCAGATGTTCTGGAACGCCATGCTGAGGAAGGG gtggcgCTGGCGGGACGATGACCTGGCTGCTCAGGACATGACCAACATCATTAAGATCCACAATCAGAACAACGAGCAGGCCTGGCAGGAGATCCTGAAGTGGGAAGCCCTTCATGCTGG AGAGTGCCCATGTGGGCCCACGCTCAAGAGGTTTGGTGGGAAAGCTAAAGAGTACTCTCCCCGGGCCCGTCTCCGTCACTGGATGGG GTATGAGCTGCCTTTCGATCGTCATGACTGGATCGTGGACCGCTGTGGGAAGGAGGTGCGTTATGTCATCGACTACTACGATGGAGAGATCAACAAGGACACCTACCAGTTCTCCATCCTGGACGTGCGTCCTGCTTTTGACTCTTTGGGTGCTGTGTGGGATCGGATGAAGGTGGCGTGGTGGCGCTGGACTTCCTAG